One window from the genome of Daphnia pulex isolate KAP4 chromosome 9, ASM2113471v1 encodes:
- the LOC124202767 gene encoding uncharacterized protein LOC124202767 gives MAALDHGILLVCRTVPGSRFRSSVLACEHNYTWHLNADRFYRCSETKRGCSAKIYVLEDGTYWMTNGHNGHLNKEHEIKLNAVKREMCIRASNSRVPFRLIFDEVREIYPDVVIGYNGNIQRSMQRARSSAQPRNPRTLDEVEALLVATPLYNRTRDGNSQFYHGRVSTATGTALIFISLSMLPVLCTSQEVACDATFETLPLLFSQMFTVHVSAYTYMFPLAYALMTEKTEALYTLVLGRIIEVLNALTGGVPATIISMIADFKYAILNAMETTFPAGHSRGCWYHFGQAIYRKVCDEGLKQAYDERPNVQKLIKMLIALALLPVNQVDAGFLHIRQQSLILLAEETPQVRQAMHIIFEYMQTYCLDTVTPERFCVQGHSRRTNNEVESFHRWFNARCGKYHQNFWTFLEYLQKIESLTLKDFDIARAGGQIRRDQGVTQRQKDERIRHFGRQLANGQMPLGQYLEMCSSFFEPALPPPAILIPLVPALPVHLGSDEDHINSDNSSNEEENYAGHAGGVHGRGRAPRRRQVNREAQRVRRGVRRHGGVRVVGEIIEAQVDEAELRRARFLLLQEMGREFTMPQAAEILQAAAVLN, from the exons ATGGCCGCTTTAGACCACGGAATATTATTGGTGTGTAGAACAGTGCCTGGTTCACGTTTTCGATCGTCTGTACTGGCATGTGAGCACAATTACACATGGCATTTGAACGCCGATAG ATTTTATCGTTGTTCAGAAACGAAACGTGGATGCTCAGCAAAGATTTATGTTTTAGAAGACGGTACTTACTGGATGACAAATGGGCACAATGGCCACTTAAATAAGGAACATGAAATCAAGTTGAACGCGGTGAAACGTGAAATGTGTATCCGTGCTAGCAATAGCAGAGTACCTTTCAGATTAATTTTTGATGAAGTTAGAGAAAT TTACCCTGACGTTGTAATCGGATATAATGGTAACATTCAACGATCCATGCAGCGTGCAAGGAGTTCAGCGCAGCCTAGAAATCCGAGAACACTGGATGAAGTGGAGGCATTATTGGTTGCTACACCGCTTTACAA TCGAACAAGAGATGGCAATTCACAATTCTACCATGGAAGGGTATCTACTGCTACTGGTACTGCACTCATATTTATTAGCCTTTCCATGCTACCGGTATTGTGTACATCGCAGGAAGTGGCATGTGATGCTACTTTTGAAACTTTACCCTTGTTGTTTTCGCAAATGTTCACCGTGCATGTTTCAGCTTACACATAT ATGTTTCCATTAGCTTACGCCCTGATGACAGAAAAAACGGAAGCGTTATACACTTTAGTGTTGGGACGTATAATTGAAGTTTTAAATGCACTAACAGGTGGAGTTCCCGCAACTATAATATCTATGATAGCAGATTTCAAATATGCGATATTAAATGCGATGGAAACCACATTTCCAGCAGGCCATTCTAGGGGATGTTGGTATCATTTTGGACAG gcGATCTATAGGAAAGTTTGTGATGAGGGATTAAAACAAGCCTATGATGAAAGGCCCAATGTGCAAAAgctaataaaaatgttgattgcaCTTGCTCTTCTACCCGTGAATCAAGTTGATGCTGGATTCTTg CATATCAGGCAACAGTCTCTGATCTTACTTGCAGAAGAAACGCCTCAGGTGCGACAAGCTATGCATATCATTTTCGAATATATGCAAACCTATTGCTTGGATACTGTTACACCGGAGCGTTTTTGCGTTCAGGGACATTCACGTCGAACAAACAACGAGGTAGAATCGTTCCATCGCTGGTTCAACGCACGATGTGGGAAATATCACCAGAACTTTTGGACTTTCTTAG AGTacttacaaaaaattgaatctttaACATTGAAAGATTTTGATATTGCAAGAGCAGGAGGTCAAATTCGACGAGATCAGGGTGTGACGCAACGCCAAAAAGATGAGAGAATCCGGCATTTTGGTCGACAGCTTGCTAATGGGCAAATGCCACTTGGTCAGTATTTGGAAATGTGTTCATCGTTTTTCGAACCTGCACTACCACCTCCTGCAATACTTATTCCACTTGTACCTGCGCTGCCTGTGCATTTGGGTTCCGACGAGGATCACATCAATTCAGACAACTCTTCG aatgaagaagagaatTACGCTGGTCATGCTGGTGGTGTTCATGGAAGGGGTCGAGCACCAAGAAGACGTCAAGTGAATCGCGAAGCTCAAAGGGTGCGAAGAGGAGTAAGAAGACATGGAGGAGTCAGAGTAGTTGGAGAAATTATAGAAGCACAAGTAGACGAAGCGGAACTGCGGCGAGCCCGTTTTCTACTGTTACAGGAAATGGGCAGAGAATTCACTATGCCACAGGCAGCCGAAATATTGCAAGCGGCTGCTGTATTGAATTGA
- the LOC124202957 gene encoding stress protein DDR48-like: MQIELHLTGFAIVLNIATSVPNGLVRRLGAGFESIVVYAVPTSHGVSDQSYSSTNIGQNYYFASNNPSYSPSSGDSSHSSPSSVPSYSSPSSIGQNYYSPSDSPSYSSPSSDGTNYSSPSSDQGYSSSSSDPIDSPYSTATFCRHTSHSTEQRNYRHREQTYQPVVRETFRSRNNYYSSHGNEKTAQRTPNYSVRDSFESSHRQNIYARDHFRVGQACTPIIQFRQSA, translated from the coding sequence ATGCAAATCGAACTGCACTTGACAGGTTTCGCAATCGTTTTAAATATAGCCACCTCGGTTCCCAACGGACTCGTCCGTAGACTAGGAGCTGGCTTTGAGTCCATTGTGGTGTACGCTGTACCAACATCACACGGCGTTAGTGATCAGAGTTATTCTTCTACCAATATTGGCCAGAACTATTACTTTGCCAGTAATAACCCGAGCTATTCTCCTTCCAGTGGTGACTCAAGCCATTCCTCACCCAGCAGTGTCCCGAGTTATTCCTCTCCCAGCAGTATTGGCCAGAACTATTACTCTCCCAGTGATAGCCCAAGTTATTCCTCACCCAGTAGTGATGGCACGAATTATTCCTCTCCCAGTAGCGACCAAGGCTATTCCTCTTCCAGCAGCGATCCGATTGATAGTCCTTACAGTACAGCAACCTTTTGTCGGCACACAAGTCATTCGACTGAACAGCGGAATTATCGGCACAGAGAGCAAACATACCAGCCGGTAGTTCGTGAAACATTCAGAAGTCGAAACAACTACTATTCATCACACGGGAATGAGAAGACGGCGCAGCGAACACCCAATTATTCGGTTCGTGATTCCTTCGAATCATCTCATCGACAGAATATTTATGCACGAGACCATTTCCGAGTTGGCCAGGCATGTACCCCAATTATACAATTCCGTCAAAGTGCCTAG
- the LOC124202765 gene encoding integrator complex subunit 6-like isoform X1: MTIIVFLVDTSASMNQRAYLGGRPSLLDVAKGAVETFVKIRQRSPESRGDRYMLLTFEEPPFNIKAGWKENLGTFMNELKNLQATGLSTLGVALKSAFDLLNVNRMQTGIDMYGQGRHPFFLEPAVIVAITDGGKLAYNGGIHEELNLPMNNNIPGAELTREPFRWDQRLFSLVLRLTGTPPLERDPMGLVPSDGSPIDTMCEVTGGRSYAITSHRMLMQCVDSLVQKIQSGVVIYFEKIGPDPPLLAEGKGDCSSNEVLLDDDSKAVFAGSSWQVCRRMIYVPRSAQKGFAVGFWPIPEAFWPDVNAPSLSPRTAHPVVQFTCTNQEPMIIENLPFDKYEVEPCPLTQYILSRKQASTCWQVFVPNSYRSSESGHPFGYLKASTNLQSVNLFVMPYNYPALLPLLDELFRVHRLRPTAEWRGHFANYLRTMPPYYAAPLRRALTRMGAPNLASTLIPESLDNNLSYSIVNYLKRLKHQAKVEFDRVCSEVGRTRQVVVDSIKVIPRSAFRKDFITNPNLIDKFLNLREQMNEFPGFALALKEREMRAQNLRNPFDIPRSTLLDQVARMRANFLQPSLAHTKLQDEDDVHSMPVGQMGNYQEYLKRIAPPLREIESTPVRQHMFGNPFKIDKRMMVDEADIDLVGGSSAQSGGRGAKRPSESPNPIPFRPSKRKAGPLPRDLYIRRPFSPLSSASPSPPPSPIPMLLGDMEIRPDSPLPSVNSPVFSSPTIGHVDSEDESDSLVIADYSIDPPAETSLLNGTSKCTLMEDPPIDNPIVTPFPLQTLTENGTIGSPDTLASTMTNHLVNGDIKDVYGNHENSSYSFLNCTGVGDKLSLNGNLRRSEIQEIQQHNLQVKSAACRAIKRPGRNFSGVFNELSRLKGSLDLRKSVVMDVISECLRFKRRILADLVRQFLNSLGRDPEVL, encoded by the exons atgacAATAATCGTCTTCCTTGTTGATACATCGGCTTCTATGAATCAACGTGCCTATCTAGGAGGGCGTCCTTCACTGCTGGACGTGGCGAAGGGTGCTGTTGAGACTTTCGTAAAA ATCAGGCAAAGGTCTCCAGAAAGTCGTGGTGATAGGTACATGCTTCTCACTTTTGAAGAACCTCCTTTTAATATTAAg GCTGGCTGGAAGGAAAATTTGGGAACATTTATGAATGAATTGAAGAATCTTCAAGCAACTGGACTATCAACACTGGGGGTTGCACTAAAAAGTGCATTTGACCTTTTAAATGTCAATCGAATGCAAACAGGCATTGACATGTATGGTCAAGGAAggcatcctttttttctagagCCTGCTGTTATAGTAGCAATAACTGATGGTGGAAAGCTAGCCTACAATGGGGGAATCCACGAAGAG TTGAATTTGCCaatgaacaacaacattccTGGTGCTGAATTGACACGTGAGCCGTTTCGTTGGGACCAGCGACTGTTTAGCTTAGTGTTAAGACTTACTGGAACTCCTCCTCTTGAAAGAGATCCTATGGGATTGGTGCCTAGTGATGGTTCTCCTATTGATACAATGTGTGAAGTGACAGGAGGACGTTCGTATGCCATAACCTCGCATCGTATGCTAATGCAGTGTGTTGATAGCTTGGTTCAAAAGATTCAAAGTGGCGTAGTTatatatttcgaaaaaattggACCCGATCCTCCACTTTTAGCAGAag GAAAAGGAGATTGTTCAAGTAATGAAGTTTTGCTTGATGACGATAGTAAAGCCGTGTTTGCAGGATCATCCTGGCAGGTTTGTAGAAGAATGATATATGTCCCACGTTCAGCTCAAAAAGGTTTTGCTGTTGGATTTTGGCCTATTCCCGAGGCCTTTTGGCCAGATGTGAATGCTCCCTCACTG TCTCCTCGAACTGCTCATCCCGTTGTCCAGTTTACATGCACTAATCAAGAACCTATGataattgaaaatcttccgtTCGACAAGTATGAAGTGGAACCTTGTCCATTAACTCAATACATTCTATCAAGAAAGCAGGCGTCCACGTGTTGGCAG GTATTTGTTCCCAACAGCTACAGGAGTTCTGAGTCTGGACATCCATTTGGATATCTTAAAGCAAGCACAAATCTTCAATCGGTGAATCTTTTTGTGATGCCTTATAACTATCCTGCATTACTCCCACTTTTGGACGAACTTTTCCGAGTGCATCGTTTGAGACCAACAGCTGAATGGCGAGGGCATTTCGCAAACTACCTGCGAACTATGCCACCTTATTATGCCGCA CCACTGCGACGTGCTTTGACCAGGATGGGTGCCCCTAATTTAGCCTCTACATTGATACCTGAATCATTGGACAATAATCTGAGTTATAGCATagttaattatttgaaaaggtTGAAACATCAGGCTAAGGTTGAATTTGACAGAGTTTGTTCCGAAGTTGGAAGAACTCGGCAGGTCGTTGTTGATTCTATTAAGGTCATTCCAAGATCTGCGTTTCGTAAAGACTTTATTACCAATCCCAACCTTATTG ACAAATTTCTGAATTTACGTGAGCAGATGAATGAATTTCCTGGTTTTGCTTTAGCTTTGAAAGAACGAGAAATGCGAGCTCAAAATCTTCGTAATCCTTTTGATATTCCTCGATCCACGCTTCTGGATCAAGTTGCCAGAATGAGGGCGAACTTTTTGCAACCTTCTCTAGCTCACACAAAATTGCAAGACGAAG ATGATGTACACAGTATGCCTGTTGGTCAGATGGGAAATTATCAGGAATATTTGAAGCGAATAGCCCCTCCTTTGAGAGAGATAGAATCGACACCAGTTAGACAACATATGTTTGGAAACCCCTTCAAAATTGACAAG CGGATGATGGTGGATGAAGCTGATATTGACCTAGTTGGTGGCAGTTCTGCACAAAGTGGTGGACGTGGAGCCAAGCGTCCTTCTGAATCTCCTAATCCGATTCCTTTTAGGCCGTCCAAACGGAAAGCTGGTCCATTGCCTCGTGATTTGTATATTCGACGACCGTTCTCACCGTTGTCTTCGGCGTCTCCTTCACCGCCGCCTTCTCCTATTCCAATGTTGCTTGGAGACATGGAAATCAGACCTGATAGTCCTTTGCCTAGTGTTAATTCTCCTGTATTCTCTTCGCCAACGATTGGGCATGTAGACAGCGAAGATGAATCTGATTCACTAGTCATAGCTGATTATAGTATTGATCCACCGGCTGAGACATCTCTTCTAAATGGAACTTCAAAGTGCACGCTTATGGAAGATCCTCCAATTGATAATCCGATAGTTACGCCTTTTCCACTCCAAACTTTAACTGAAAATGGTACAATAGGGAGTCCTGACACTCTTGCTTCTACCATGACCAATCATCTTGTTAATGGTGATATTAAAG ACGTATACGGAAACCACGAGAATAGCAGTTACAGTTTTCTTAATTGCACCGGCGTTGGCGACAAACTGTCTCTTAATGGAAATTTACGACGCTCCGAAATTCAAGAAATACAACAACATAATCTTCAAGTCAAATCTGCTGCATGTCGAGCAATTAAACGACCTGGCAGGA ATTTTAGTGGCGTTTTCAATGAACTTTCCCGTCTTAAAGGGTCGTTGGACTTACGCAAATCTGTAGTCATGGATGTTATCAGCGAATGTCTCAGATTTAAGCGTCGTATTTTGGCTGATCTTGTTAGGCAATTTCTTAACAGCCTTGGAAGAGACCCAGAAGTTTTATAA
- the LOC124202768 gene encoding uncharacterized protein LOC124202768 translates to MSCNDVDEYTMYLQLYKRYKQDCIEMGKVPKELISFLGQLKAKARGPGDDSQLKGNLTESQESKPSLVSVLEPPCPSPMTTKFDNVAAHFTTTSSSGHSALNPKSANRATNFPALHGIKRKLRTIESRSVPIVKKRCINTFTLHVFVLPHLGWLGTRATPVEKSDIADIFVAQRVVTFCVEHSEAEHKTAILNMYADISLQDFVAQRANRNGRRLLSLLDLSTDELKKGGGLLWCTSTTPLNFKGNKFLNNQLCANCFKTIANSIDSFKKHQLVCLRRYQGMEYESEDSEVEILHDARDKPFLIPLEGRTIEVKSVPTVKKRCINTSTFTLHVFVFPHFGWFGSTATTGEKADLCDMFVAQRVVTFHLDHNETQHKNAILNAYGDVFLEDFVAQRAVSNGSRLTSPRNLSTEELQKESGLLWCTSIKPLKLESGGQRCAHCFQTLSNSVGSYQLHQLGCQRRNESLEIFDEESDEFILNSSCASFPIDFVDHENVITQVTMAHKVVEHAATRTAS, encoded by the exons atgtcttgCAACGACGTAGATGAATACACAATGTACCTTCAGTTGTACAAACGGTACAAACAGGATTGTATTGAGATGGGAAAGGTTCCCAAAGAATTAATATCGTTTCTCGGACAGTTAAAAGCAAAAGCGCGTGGCCCTG GTGACGATAGTCAGTTGAAGGGAAACTTAACTGAATCGCAAGAAAGTAAACCATCTTTGGTCTCAGTCTTGGAACCTCCTTGTCCTTCACCGATGACAACCAAATTTGATAATGTTGCTGCACATTTTACAACCACCTCATCCTCTGGTCATTCAGCATTGAATCCAAAATCTGCTAACAGAGCCACAAATTTTCCTGCCTTACATGGTATCAAACGAAAGCTGAGAACTATTGAAAGCAGAAGCGTTCCCATAGTTAAGAAAC gaTGCATAAACACATTTACATTACATGTATTTGTGTTACCTCACCTGGGCTGGCTGGGAACCAGAGCTACACCTGTTGAGAAGTCCGATATTGCTGACATTTTTGTTGCTCAGAGAGTTGTCACCTTCTGTGTTGAACACAGTGAAGCGGAACACAAAACAGCCATTTTaaa TATGTATGCTGATATTTCCCTACAGGACTTTGTGGCCCAAAGAGCTAACCGCAATGGAAGAAGACTGTTATCTCTTCTTGATTTGAGTACTGATGAACTTAAGAAG GGAGGTGGGCTGTTGTGGTGTACCTCCACAACACCTTTAAATTTCAAAGGGAACAAATTCTTGAATAACCAACTATGtgcaaattgttttaaaactaTAGCAAATTCTATAGACAGCTTCAAAAAACATCAACTTGTATGTCTACGAAGATATCAAGGCATGGAGTACGAGTCGGAGGATTCCGAAGTTGAAATTTTGCATGATGCAAGAGATAAACCTTTTCTTATACCATTAGAAGGGAGAACCATTGAAGTGAAAAGTGTTCCTACAGTTAAGAAAA gATGCATAAACACATCCACATTTACATTACATGTATTTGTGTTCCCACACTTCGGCTGGTTCGGAAGTACAGCCACTACAGGAGAAAAGGCGGACTTGTGTGACATGTTTGTTGCTCAGAGAGTTGTAACTTTTCACCTTGATCATAACGAAACGCAACACAAAAACGCAATTTTGAA TGCGTATGGCGATGTTTTCCTAGAGGACTTTGTGGCCCAAAGAGCTGTCAGCAATGGAAGTAGATTGACCTCTCCTAGAAATTTAAGCACTGAAGAACTTCAAAAg GAAAGCGGCTTACTGTGGTGCACCTCAATAAAACCTTTGAAGTTGGAATCGGGTGGACAACGGTGTGCGCAttgttttcaaactttatCGAATTCTGTCGGCAGCTACCAACTACATCAACTTGGTTGTCAACGTCGAAATGAATCCCTGGAGATTTTCGATGAAGAATCAGACGAATTCATTCTTAATTCATCATGTGCTTCTTTTCCCATTGACTTTGTTGACCATGAAAACGTCATCACACAAGTGACCATGGCTCATAAAGTTGTGGAGCATGCTGCAACACGAACTGCATCTTAA
- the LOC124202765 gene encoding integrator complex subunit 6-like isoform X2 → MQCTSVHLSMIRQRSPESRGDRYMLLTFEEPPFNIKAGWKENLGTFMNELKNLQATGLSTLGVALKSAFDLLNVNRMQTGIDMYGQGRHPFFLEPAVIVAITDGGKLAYNGGIHEELNLPMNNNIPGAELTREPFRWDQRLFSLVLRLTGTPPLERDPMGLVPSDGSPIDTMCEVTGGRSYAITSHRMLMQCVDSLVQKIQSGVVIYFEKIGPDPPLLAEGKGDCSSNEVLLDDDSKAVFAGSSWQVCRRMIYVPRSAQKGFAVGFWPIPEAFWPDVNAPSLSPRTAHPVVQFTCTNQEPMIIENLPFDKYEVEPCPLTQYILSRKQASTCWQVFVPNSYRSSESGHPFGYLKASTNLQSVNLFVMPYNYPALLPLLDELFRVHRLRPTAEWRGHFANYLRTMPPYYAAPLRRALTRMGAPNLASTLIPESLDNNLSYSIVNYLKRLKHQAKVEFDRVCSEVGRTRQVVVDSIKVIPRSAFRKDFITNPNLIDKFLNLREQMNEFPGFALALKEREMRAQNLRNPFDIPRSTLLDQVARMRANFLQPSLAHTKLQDEDDVHSMPVGQMGNYQEYLKRIAPPLREIESTPVRQHMFGNPFKIDKRMMVDEADIDLVGGSSAQSGGRGAKRPSESPNPIPFRPSKRKAGPLPRDLYIRRPFSPLSSASPSPPPSPIPMLLGDMEIRPDSPLPSVNSPVFSSPTIGHVDSEDESDSLVIADYSIDPPAETSLLNGTSKCTLMEDPPIDNPIVTPFPLQTLTENGTIGSPDTLASTMTNHLVNGDIKDVYGNHENSSYSFLNCTGVGDKLSLNGNLRRSEIQEIQQHNLQVKSAACRAIKRPGRNFSGVFNELSRLKGSLDLRKSVVMDVISECLRFKRRILADLVRQFLNSLGRDPEVL, encoded by the exons ATGCAATGCACAAGTGTTCATTTATCCATG ATCAGGCAAAGGTCTCCAGAAAGTCGTGGTGATAGGTACATGCTTCTCACTTTTGAAGAACCTCCTTTTAATATTAAg GCTGGCTGGAAGGAAAATTTGGGAACATTTATGAATGAATTGAAGAATCTTCAAGCAACTGGACTATCAACACTGGGGGTTGCACTAAAAAGTGCATTTGACCTTTTAAATGTCAATCGAATGCAAACAGGCATTGACATGTATGGTCAAGGAAggcatcctttttttctagagCCTGCTGTTATAGTAGCAATAACTGATGGTGGAAAGCTAGCCTACAATGGGGGAATCCACGAAGAG TTGAATTTGCCaatgaacaacaacattccTGGTGCTGAATTGACACGTGAGCCGTTTCGTTGGGACCAGCGACTGTTTAGCTTAGTGTTAAGACTTACTGGAACTCCTCCTCTTGAAAGAGATCCTATGGGATTGGTGCCTAGTGATGGTTCTCCTATTGATACAATGTGTGAAGTGACAGGAGGACGTTCGTATGCCATAACCTCGCATCGTATGCTAATGCAGTGTGTTGATAGCTTGGTTCAAAAGATTCAAAGTGGCGTAGTTatatatttcgaaaaaattggACCCGATCCTCCACTTTTAGCAGAag GAAAAGGAGATTGTTCAAGTAATGAAGTTTTGCTTGATGACGATAGTAAAGCCGTGTTTGCAGGATCATCCTGGCAGGTTTGTAGAAGAATGATATATGTCCCACGTTCAGCTCAAAAAGGTTTTGCTGTTGGATTTTGGCCTATTCCCGAGGCCTTTTGGCCAGATGTGAATGCTCCCTCACTG TCTCCTCGAACTGCTCATCCCGTTGTCCAGTTTACATGCACTAATCAAGAACCTATGataattgaaaatcttccgtTCGACAAGTATGAAGTGGAACCTTGTCCATTAACTCAATACATTCTATCAAGAAAGCAGGCGTCCACGTGTTGGCAG GTATTTGTTCCCAACAGCTACAGGAGTTCTGAGTCTGGACATCCATTTGGATATCTTAAAGCAAGCACAAATCTTCAATCGGTGAATCTTTTTGTGATGCCTTATAACTATCCTGCATTACTCCCACTTTTGGACGAACTTTTCCGAGTGCATCGTTTGAGACCAACAGCTGAATGGCGAGGGCATTTCGCAAACTACCTGCGAACTATGCCACCTTATTATGCCGCA CCACTGCGACGTGCTTTGACCAGGATGGGTGCCCCTAATTTAGCCTCTACATTGATACCTGAATCATTGGACAATAATCTGAGTTATAGCATagttaattatttgaaaaggtTGAAACATCAGGCTAAGGTTGAATTTGACAGAGTTTGTTCCGAAGTTGGAAGAACTCGGCAGGTCGTTGTTGATTCTATTAAGGTCATTCCAAGATCTGCGTTTCGTAAAGACTTTATTACCAATCCCAACCTTATTG ACAAATTTCTGAATTTACGTGAGCAGATGAATGAATTTCCTGGTTTTGCTTTAGCTTTGAAAGAACGAGAAATGCGAGCTCAAAATCTTCGTAATCCTTTTGATATTCCTCGATCCACGCTTCTGGATCAAGTTGCCAGAATGAGGGCGAACTTTTTGCAACCTTCTCTAGCTCACACAAAATTGCAAGACGAAG ATGATGTACACAGTATGCCTGTTGGTCAGATGGGAAATTATCAGGAATATTTGAAGCGAATAGCCCCTCCTTTGAGAGAGATAGAATCGACACCAGTTAGACAACATATGTTTGGAAACCCCTTCAAAATTGACAAG CGGATGATGGTGGATGAAGCTGATATTGACCTAGTTGGTGGCAGTTCTGCACAAAGTGGTGGACGTGGAGCCAAGCGTCCTTCTGAATCTCCTAATCCGATTCCTTTTAGGCCGTCCAAACGGAAAGCTGGTCCATTGCCTCGTGATTTGTATATTCGACGACCGTTCTCACCGTTGTCTTCGGCGTCTCCTTCACCGCCGCCTTCTCCTATTCCAATGTTGCTTGGAGACATGGAAATCAGACCTGATAGTCCTTTGCCTAGTGTTAATTCTCCTGTATTCTCTTCGCCAACGATTGGGCATGTAGACAGCGAAGATGAATCTGATTCACTAGTCATAGCTGATTATAGTATTGATCCACCGGCTGAGACATCTCTTCTAAATGGAACTTCAAAGTGCACGCTTATGGAAGATCCTCCAATTGATAATCCGATAGTTACGCCTTTTCCACTCCAAACTTTAACTGAAAATGGTACAATAGGGAGTCCTGACACTCTTGCTTCTACCATGACCAATCATCTTGTTAATGGTGATATTAAAG ACGTATACGGAAACCACGAGAATAGCAGTTACAGTTTTCTTAATTGCACCGGCGTTGGCGACAAACTGTCTCTTAATGGAAATTTACGACGCTCCGAAATTCAAGAAATACAACAACATAATCTTCAAGTCAAATCTGCTGCATGTCGAGCAATTAAACGACCTGGCAGGA ATTTTAGTGGCGTTTTCAATGAACTTTCCCGTCTTAAAGGGTCGTTGGACTTACGCAAATCTGTAGTCATGGATGTTATCAGCGAATGTCTCAGATTTAAGCGTCGTATTTTGGCTGATCTTGTTAGGCAATTTCTTAACAGCCTTGGAAGAGACCCAGAAGTTTTATAA